The DNA segment TGCAAGCTCAACTTTCGTTTTCTATAGTTGCTTTTCCGCACCACGATGTCGGCAAAACGAGCAGCGCGAGCCAATGCACGAACGCGCCAGGCGGCAAGCGTGGCTGCAGCAGCTCGCGCTCGAAAGAGCTCGGCCATGGATTCTGAGGAGAAAGAACCACATTATTCTGTATTTGGCCATGTACTGTCCCACTCGCCTGAGCTTTCTGAGCTTATATTAAGTTACATGAGCTGCCGCCAACTCTGTGTTTGCGCTCAGGTTTGCACTCTTTGGAACTCAACGGCTAAACGTCTCAAAAGCAAACGCAGCAATTTTCTTCACTGTTTCGAGGTAATTACCGTTTGTTTGCTATGTGTCTGCTTCGGAGGTGTCACCTTGTGTTCTCTTTGTAATGCCACTGTGCTACGCATGGCGTCTGATGCTCGTTTGCGTATGTTTTGCGCTTTCGGTTCGATGCCTCCCAGTTTCGTGTCTCTCGTTCTGTGGTGCAAACGTGCAGAACGACGCATCACCAGTATtggagttttcttttttcttgaaaGGGAGCTTGGAGCTTTTAATATATGCCGGTTTCCGGTGTGGAAAATTTCTAGCTGTAATGGCGCGTTTTGGTCTGTCATACGCTTGAATGCATGATTACATACCAAAAATGGTTTGCATTACTGAGCTTTAGTAGTAGTGAAGAGCTGTTCACTGAAGTTCGTGCAAATATCTATCGTAAAATACCTTGTACCTTTTCACGATTGCGGCGGTCCATTTATGTCGATTAAGTTGCTCAGGCCAGCCAATATTAGACTGTGTTTGTTGTTTTGTCTAATAATTGTAAATAGCTAGGCCCTCAACTGTAGCTTAAAACTCCGTTCCTGAGTCTAACCCAGAATGAATATATAGCTGCAGGCCCCCGTCGCAGCTGGGATTGCAATGGGGGGCCCAGATGCGGGACCCAGATGCGGGACCCAGATGCATCTGGGATTGCAATGGGGGCCCAGATGCGGGTCCCAGATGCATCTCGGATTGCAACGGGTCCCAGATGCGGGTCCCAGATGCATGATCCCAGATGCGGGTCCCAGATGCATCTCGGATTGCAACGGGTCCCAGATGCGGGTCCCAGATGCAACTGGGATTGCAACGGGTCCCAGATGCATCTGGGATTGCACCGGGTTCCAGGTGCATCTGGGATTGCAACGGGTTCCAGTTGCATCTGGGATTGCAACTGGTTCCAGATGCAACTGGTCCCAGATGCAACTGGTCCCATTTGCAATTGGAAATCTGTTCCTTAAACCAGAAATACTGGGACCAGTTGAAAACCAGTTAGAAATTTTCACCTGGGCCATGGAAATGCTTACAATTTATTTTGTACCAAGCCTTCAAGGTGGTGTTGAGTGATGGTGCAAGTATGGTGATCTGATAAGAGGTTTTCTGGTTTCTAGAACATTTTCTGACGATTTTGTCTAAACTTGAAACGTTTAGCGAATCTGTTTCCACAGTCCTCTCATACATTTTCTCTCTCGAAACTAAGCTTTTCAAGTGATTGACTTCAACCTGTTCGTTGTTTTGCAGACTCTGAACCGCAAACGCAAGGCATGCACTCATGGAGAGCCAAGCAGAGATGCATGGGGAGATAATTCAAAGAGTTTCCTTCAGTGCTTGAGAGATGCATGGTCTGAGCCACGACATGCATTAGTATTTGGAACCCATCACATGTATCGCTACCTGGATGCCCCCGAAAAGGCTGCTAAATGCTGCTCATACCGAGCTGAGAACTGGAACAATGGTACGCTATTGATAGTAAATAGTGAAGGGCTGACTTAGGGCCATTGCTCACTGTGCTGGCTTGTCAGCGTCATAATTGTTCAAGTTGAGAGCCAGGAATCAGCTGCTGCTGCATGTTGTCACCTGGTTTGCCTCAGGTTGAATTTGACTTGTTCTCAGGTGAATGTAGCCTTTGTCAGAAGTAGCCAGCAAGGTTTGAGCAGATGCAGAACCTTGTGGCTTAATTGGCTGTTGGTCCACACTAGTTCTGGCATAAGGGCAAGAATTTTGTTCTTGCTCTTTTGGTGTTTGTGCACAAGTTTCATTGCATTAAGGTGCAGTGTGTAGAAATTTACTGTATATGTTCTATAATTCAAGAATGCTTGTACTGCATCTTTGAATTTGCATGTACAGGGCCATCCACTTCTGAGGTGAACGTAAGAACACGTGATTTAGTTAATTTACGGCTATGCACAGTGTCACGCAAGAGTGAGATCCATATTAATGCGCATGTTCAAGGAGTGCACGAACCATAGACAGCTCCCTGCACCGCCTATACACCTGCTCGTCAAAAGGAAAGCTTCtttatccctgattatactctaAGTACTCTCACGAAAACACTGGGGATCTGATAGGGTGTGCCTTTTAGACATCTTAGACATTTTAGGCATAAAATGTATTTGGCTTGTATTGGGTGCACGAGGTATTTGAGTACACTATTCCCTACCTCCCTATGCACCAGCAGTCTCGCCACATCTATCTAGGCATGCAGCAGCTTGTCTACTGTCATCTTGTTATTCATATTTCATAGTTTGTTCCAAGATGGAAGCGTACAGATTAACGCAAGAAATAAGATGCCATGCAGTCCTCATCCCCCTGAACGCACACCTTTCTGAACTTCCCACATTTTGGAACGCAGTGAAGAATTTTGTCGACAAGGTGCAGAAAGAACTGATGCGCTCTGATGATGACGTGGCATTTGTGGTGAAAAGGAAAAAGCACGGTCAGCGGTCGGATGTTGTCAGAACCAGTTATTTTCTCCAGCGGCTGCAAGTCATCATGAATGATTACCCAGGAAAGTCAATGAGGGCCATTGCAAAAGAGCTCCAAGTAAGCTGTGGAAGCGACTGTCAGGCTAACTGTGCACGAGGAGTTGAGGTACCATTCCTATGTCATGAGGAGGTAGCAATTCATGTCTGGTAAAACTTAGGAGAATTGTCTGCTCCGGTCCAAGTGCTTACTGAGCAAGTGGAAGAGAACCTAGGTTTCTTCCACTTGCTCAGTAAGCACTTGAACCACTTCTCAGCTGAGAAGCGTGGAGTGCtttagtttgttttgtttttttcagatgAAAAGAACATTGACCAAGGCCGAAAAGCTAACTGCCGTAAAGACAGGTGGCTTTGCGCAAGCACTGATCAGGTGCCTGCTGTGATGCAGACAAAATTTCCATCGTGTGTGAGGGTGTTTGTTGTCAGCAACAAGGGTGACATCATGCCACCACACGTTTTTGCAGAAGGACTCTGCGTAAATGCTGCTGCGTATGTGGAGATGCTTGACACCGTTGTAAAGGCCTGGATAGAGACTTTCAAAAGGAAACCCTTAGGTCTTTCAGCAAGATTCGGCTCCCGCCCACAGCGCCCGCATTACCCCGGCGTGGCTGGCCGACAACTTCCACAACCATGTCACTCCCAACTTATTAGTTTCCTAGTTTTCCAGATTTAAATCCGCTTGACTACTGTGTCTGGAGTGTCGTTGAGACGGAGGTCGACGAACAGCCACATAACACGAAAGACTTGCTGAAGGCCGCTATTGCTGACTCAATGGCCAAGATCTATAAGGACAACCCGATTCGAGCATGCAGTCGTTTCCGAAGCCGAATTGAACCTGTTATTGCTGCGGATGGCAGATTTATTGAGTAATTCGGGAAGTAAACAATAGCAGAAGCAATTCCCAAAGTTTGGTGGAAATATATCTATTTTTGCCGGAGATATGATTCTCTGCCAGAACTCAACATTGTTTGTTTTAATATACCTCGCACACCCAGTACATTATAACTGCTTGAAGTTTGTATGCTTAACATGCTGTTGTAACTGTTTGCAGCATTTAAACAGGGGAAATATAGGGTATTATGTGGAAATGGCTGACCTTACTTGTGCATTGCGTGTGTGTATGGCTTAATATTTTCTCTCaaggcttcattttttttctaggcAAGGCACCCCATGGTTGCTAACATAAGCTTCTCATCATTTACTTTCAGGGGCATTTAAGAATtgtttgtgcaaaatttcctgTGCCGCAGCGGCGGGGAGAAGGgcattttcgaaaatctaaaatcTGGTATGAATATGGCTTATAGTGGGTAGAAACCTCTCACTAAATGAGGAGCCCGATTGTAAGGGTTAATTTACAAGTTAGCTATTAAATATTAGTCAACCAGCCTACCAATTAACACGTCATGGCTGTATTCAGATGCACACCACTGCTGAGAATGCTATGCCAAAGGAAGAGCAATTCTAAttgaaaaagcctgtttttaaaaattgctagCAGTCTCAAGTGAAACAACTTTTATAGTAGTTGGCATCAACAACATGTAACTATGCAGGCATGCGTATCTACGATTACATAATAGCTGGAATCTTTAACATCTAGCTGTGAATGCAACACACCGTTCAAAATGAAGCAAAAAGTAGATTTTATGAGAAGTTTCTTAGTTTAAACAATTTAGCTTTGAATGCCAAAACCTCATTGGGGAAGAGCATTTATATATGCGCAGTATACAGTAAAATTTCTTTCTGTGCGCATTTTGGTTAACCTTAACATTTGGGaacaaagaaagaggaaaagaagatGGACTTGCTTTCTGATGTTTCTCAGCTCACTATAACTACCAATTTACTGTCAGTTGGAAAATTTAATCCCTGGGCGCGTTTTATTTGCTTTTTAGAGTTCAAGTGCAAGCATTTCATCCACTTCATGCAATGTTCATGCATTAACATTCAGAGGAGGCACAGGTCAGCCTAAAACCTCACCGCTTTTCCATGTGGGACCTTCCTGTTatgctgcatggtttgcttcatTTGTACTTTGGTAAATTAGTTGCCTTTCTGTGGTTATGTACATGCTTTATAAGGCACCTTTTGGGTGCAGCCGCTGAGCGCCTAGCGAGCCACCTGCCACCTTCCTGTTATCTGCTGCTTGGAGCTGCTGGAGGTGTGGTTGGCATGAGCGGCTCAGGGTACCCCGTGGAGCTGGAACGGGGAGAAGGTATCTCGGGCCTGCTGCTCCCAGCCCAGCTGCCTGAGGGTGTTCGCGTGCGACCGTTCATGGTGTACAGGCATCACCTTCGCTTTGAAAACTACCCTAGTGACTGGTGAGACCCACAGACATGTAGAGCCTACTACATAAATGTGCTGTTCCTTTTGCTTATGCCATTgatttggtttagggggtttaacgtcccaaagctactctggctatgagggacgccgtagtgaagggctcggctgcggcgttgctagacTGAAGCGTTGCTAGACagaagcgcggctgcggcgttgctagacAACGGCGGCTCAAAGTCGGCCATGGCATACGACATACGGCATACAGCgcaacgagccgaaatggcttgatggctggcgtagtaaagctttcgctttaaaaatgcgTGGGCAATGTCTTCGGCACTGGTCGGCTGGCCGCAGCAAAAGCACAGAAAGGAAATGGGCCGGGCTCATCGCAAGGCAACGATGACGTCGTTTCCGGTCGCTTCCACTTGGCTCTCCCGACTTCCTCCGTGCGTTGCGAAAGGCAGAGCATCAAGGGAACTTTATTCGAGCGTTTTGTAATTTCTGCTTGGAAAATTGCGTCATAAACTTCTTAGATATAAAATGTGATATGACAACATGCTTAATGTCAAGTGTCTTCAAGTTCTGTCACCTTCCCTTTAAGAGCCTGGTTGTTGAGAGATCTTaaagagcagcaaaaaaaaaaactatattcaTTTCGTTTCATTTATGATTGCCCTCAAGGTCTAGTGccattacagaagggagtggagaAATGCAAGACGGCATGAACAAGAACAAGAAACAGCAGAAAATTAAAGTAAAAGTTGTTATGCTTCTAATTATACAACACATTATGAAAGTGTTGGTGGTCATCAGTGGTGCCGATGAGTCAAGGAAGGCAGTTCGTCTTATGATATGTGGGGAACAAAGCGTTCAGAATGGAAGTTAGTGGTAGTAGATGATTCTTACTTTGTAGGAGTGATCAGTGTGCAGAATGATAGGATGGATTAGAGATTAATTCATCACACATCTGTGTATTATGGAAGTATGTATTTTATGAAGTAGGCAAATGTGAGAAAAATGGTGGTGAGGGTAAATTTAGGCTTTGTTTCATGGTTAAGGCACTGTAGTCCAGCTGACTAGTTGTGAAGAATGAAACATGTGGCTATGTTTTGAATCAATTAAAATTAATTAGCTTTGGCCTATACAGTCCAGGCATACTAAAATTTAGTGTGGTCTATTGTTTTGTAGGAAGCAATTTTATGGATTTTGGACCAGAAGAAAAGATGCATTGAAGGTATTAGAGCAGTCTATTAGCATTATATGTTTAATATGAATGGACCGGATAGATTTTGACATTTTATATATTTCGTTACCGCTAAAGGCCCTCTCCGGGAGGGTTTATATTACATAAGGGGGAGGATACAAATTTTTAATAAATGTGTCACATTTTAAGAAGAATAAGTGCAACGATAAAAACGATAATTATAACAAGacataaaacaaaagaaaaaacaaataatcAGAATGCATTTCTATTACAACAAATGAGatctttgaattttttttgtcagTTTCTGTAGCGATGTCCTATTGCAAACTATTCCACTCAGTGATAGTGCAAGGAATGAATGAgttggcataagacgatgaagGGCACTGCACccgtttaactttgaaagaatgatcacatTGTGGACAGATGGCATGAAGTAACTGAATTAAATCATTACGAAGCGATGGATGGTGATAAAGTCTTTGGAAGAGCGTTAGATGAGCAAGTTTAGAGTGATGTGATATTCGTTTCTTTAATGCTGAgatgcaagccgccgcggtggctgagtggttatggcgctcagctgctggcccgaaagacgcgggttcgatcccggccgcggcgatcaaatttcgatggaggcggaattctagaggcccgtgtactgtgcgatgtcagtgcacgttaaagaaccccgggtggtcgaaatttccggagcccttcactacggtgttcctcatagcctgagtcgcttttggacgttaaacacccataaatcaaatcaatgcTGAGATGCTGAGACACTTCTGAAAGGTGAGCAGTCGGAACATATAAAACGAACAGCACGGCTCTGCAAGGATTTGATGTTAGTGATTAGGTAGGCTTGATCAGGGTCCCAAATGGCCGTGGCGTATTCGATTTTAGGGCATATTAAGAGTGGTATAGGCATGTTTTTTCATGTGGATTGGGGCATGTTTGAGAAGGCAAAGTGAGAGCGGTTCGCAGACACTAGGGTGAGGTCAATATGGTGACTCCATGTCAAgtcaaactgaaggtgcaccCCAAAGCACTTATATTGTCGTTAGATCTACAGTATTGTCATTAAGAATGTAAGTGATTGGAATAAGGGCTGATTGATGAGTGAAAGACATGTTTTGTTTTAGAAACATTTAAGGTCATTAACCAGGATGAGCGCCATGAGCTGACTGTCCAGTTCAGATTGTAAGGATTGGCGGTCAGCGTGACTAGTAATGTTAGGCTAAATTAAGCAATCATTGACAAAGAGCCGAACTTTACATGATACACaggcaggtaaatcattaatatggATGAGAAAAAGTGAGGAACTGAGCTTCCAGGAAGAAGAGTTAGAATTATTAACCAAGGTGAACTGAATTCTAGACGAGAGAGAGTCATTAATCAATGAGAACACATTATGGTGGTTGTTAAGCTGTGCAAGTTTTAGAAGTCTGTAATGACAGACCCAgtcgaaagcttttgaaaaatctagAAATACTGCGTCGACCTGGAAGCCCGTGTCAAGTGATGAATGTAAGTCATTAGTAAAGCCAGCAAGTTGAGTGTCACATGAAAAACCTTTGCGAAAGCTGTGATGATATTTGAAAACAATACTGAGATCTTTGAGGTAGTTAATGACTTGGTTGTGAATGATATGCTCGAGGAGTTTGCAAAAGGCTGGTTAATGAGCTTGGGCGATAGTTGAGTGGGGAGGAATGCTCGCCCAATTTGAAAATATGTATTACCTTGGCTATATGCAAATTATTAGGAATTAGTTCATTTGATAATGATTGCGAGAGCAAACAAGACAAGACTGCGCAAATGCTTTGAGATGCAttcttaacacgttcactgcattGTGGGTCACCGCCAGGTCACATCATTTATCCATTCTGTGGGGCCTCGAATACTGAGTCAATAATGAAGCCATAGGTCAGAGTTTATTGTGAAGTCTAAGGAAGAGAACTTGTATAAAATATGTCTCACGGCTTCATCGTGGGATCCAGAGTTCATGGCCACACAGCATAAAAAATGACGTGACCCACCGgtgagctacaacgcagtgaacttcatcatcatcatcatcatcatttattgaacccttaaagatcccgtctgggacattacataagggggggggaagacagtgatgtgaaacggtcacacaaaggcatgtaagcataaaGTATCTTATTGTTAAAACCAAGATAATTTGAAG comes from the Amblyomma americanum isolate KBUSLIRL-KWMA chromosome 1, ASM5285725v1, whole genome shotgun sequence genome and includes:
- the LOC144113814 gene encoding F-box only protein 22-like isoform X1, which produces MSAKRAARANARTRQAASVAAAARARKSSAMDSEEKEPHYSVFGHVLSHSPELSELILSYMSCRQLCVCAQVCTLWNSTAKRLKSKRSNFLHCFETLNRKRKACTHGEPSRDAWGDNSKSFLQCLRDAWSEPRHALVFGTHHMYRYLDAPEKAAKCCSYRAENWNNAAERLASHLPPSCYLLLGAAGGVVGMSGSGYPVELERGEGISGLLLPAQLPEGVRVRPFMVYRHHLRFENYPSDWFASDNFKSLVGLPVGDETLDVKCVLWFAVNDLVFDDDEHFMYEVVDDFVASCGARRFALGGAVLDNMTVKDGQKGIDESAIIGGFCFSGDGVRSVSIILQPTVRGTRAVERELTRLKKTSGFDTWDKCSTVGFMFACVARGSKLHGKSNIEADAFARVFPGIPLMGIFGKGEIGVNCVPSNEPVAAKTLDFTCLHGYTTVFVLLCLGKCK